In Oncorhynchus tshawytscha isolate Ot180627B linkage group LG06, Otsh_v2.0, whole genome shotgun sequence, the following are encoded in one genomic region:
- the LOC112244775 gene encoding kallikrein 1-related peptidase b11-like codes for MMKNIIMISCYSKLEEIAVFTDHVRPIGLPLTKDEEVPKDCLVSGWGHTIRNVKQGSPVLQDLNETLDENQLCSDNHQVCSSGLNGPAQGDSGDPLVCNGVAYGVVSTKTRNNIYMHIPDFLD; via the exons ATGATGAAGAATATAATAATGATATCATGCTACTCAAAG CTGGAGGAGATTGCAGTTTTCACCGACCATGTGAGACCCATTGGCCTCCCGCTGACAAAAGATGAGGAGGTACCCAAGGACTGTCTGGTGTCAGGCTGGGGACACACTATCAGGAATGTAAAGCAAGGCTCCCCTGTGCTTCAGGACCTCAATGAGACACTGGATGAGAATCAACTTTGCTCTGACAACCATCAGGTCTGCTCATCAGGACTAAATGGACCTGCTCAG GGAGACTCTGGTGATCCATTAGTCTGTAATGGTGTGGCCTATGGGGTGGTGTCTACCAAGACTAGAAACAACATCTACATGCACATCCCTGACTTCCTGGACTAG